From the Brachybacterium sillae genome, the window GCCGGCTCACCGGGCACCACGTAGGCGCGATACCGGTCCATCTGACTGAGCATCCCCACCACGGCGCGGAAGATGTTCCGGCGGGTGGTGTCGCGCAGTCGGATGTCCTCCTGGCAGATGCGATGCGCGAGCGTGGTGAGTCGCTCGACCTCCGCCCACAGACTGGTGGTGACGATCTCCCGAGTGGACTGCGCGGCGATCTCCTCGAAGGGCCGCAGGTCCCCGGTGACCTCTTGCCACAGGTGCGTCAGCGGCAGCGCGCCGCGCGCGTCCTGGAACACCCCGCCGATGCGCCACAGGGCGTCGTACCCGGTGGTGCCGGCGCAGGGGAAATCACCGGGCAGGCGCTCATCACCTTCGAGGATCTTCTCCACCACGGTCCAGGCGCCGCCGGTGGCCTCGGAAAGGTCCCGCAGGTACCCGCGGGGGTCGGCCAGGCCGTCGGGGTGGTCGATGCGGTAGCCGTCGATCACGCCCTCACGCTGCAGCCGCAGGTACGTCGCGTGGGTGGCGGTGAACACCTCCGGGTCCTCCACCCGCACCGCAGCGAGGGTGTCGACATCGAAGAACCGGCGGTAGTTCAGCTCATCGGCGGCGACCTTCCAGTGCGCCAGGCGCCACCACTGCCGCTCCAGCAGATCCACCAGGCCCAGATGCTCGGTGCCCGCAGCGACCGGCACCACGTGGTCGTAGTACCTCACGACGCGTTCGCGGACGGTGGTGCCGTCGGGCTGCGGCACATCGATCTCGGTGACCTCCAGCTCGCCGTCGGCGAGGACCGCGCCGATCGGGCGGCCCAGCACGGGGATCAGGACGGAACGCTCGGCGCCGGCGTCGATGTCGAACCACGCCGCGTACGGGGAGGCGGGGCCGTCGCGCAGCACAGACCACAGGGCGTGGTTGTGCCAGATGGGGGTGGGGATCGCCATGTGGTTGGGGACCACATCGACGATCACGGCCATCCCGTGGGCGTGGGCAGCGTCGGCCAGCTGGCGCAGTCCCTCCTCGCCGCCGAACTCGCGGCTGATGCGGGAATGGTCGACCACGTCGTAACCGTGCGTGGAACCGGGGGCGGCTTCCAGCACGGGGGAGCAGAACACGGCGCCGACACCCAGGTCCGCCAGTCGCGGGATCTGCGCGGCGGCGTCCTGGAAGGTGAAGCCGCCGTGGATCTGCAGACGGTAGGTGCTGGTGGGGACGGTCTGTCGGGTGGTGTGGGGGGCGGTGGGAGTCACGGGCGCTCCTGCTCCTGGACGGATCGGGGACGGACGAGCCGGGGAGTCGACGCTGACGTGATCGGCACTGCGGGGGCCGCGGGGGCGACCGGATCGGTGAGGGGAGGGGCCGGGGGGGCCGGAGTGGCCCGGCCGGGCGGGGCGGTCACCGCGGGGGTGACCGCCCCGCCACGATTCAGGCGAGGGTTCGCTGGGTGTGTGTTCCGAACTCCTCGGTGGTGGCCTCGTCGGTCAGTGGCGGACGACCGAGGATCAGCAGCGAATGCGGTTCCCGGGTGAGAGTGGTGCCGGCGGCGACCTGGTCGTCGATCTCCAGCGAGGACCCGGTGCCCTCCAGCACCGTCCAGGTCTCGCCGTACTCCGCCGGCGGCAGGGTGAAGTCCACCCCGTTGCCGCTGGCGTTGAACAGCACCAGACCGGATCCATCGACGATCCGCTGGCCGCGGGTGTCCGGCTCGGGGATGGCGTCACCGTTGAGGAACAGCATGAGGCACTTGTTGTTCGGATCCGACCAGTCACCGTTCTCCATCGGCTCCCCGTCGGTGCCGAGCCATGCCACATCAGGCAGCGTCGAGGGCGAGTCCTCCCGCGGGGCGCCCTGCAGGAAGCGGCGGCGGCGAAGGATGGGGTGCTTGCGCCGCAGACGGATCATGCGGCGGGTGAAGTCCAGCATCTCCTGCTGCTCCTCACCCATCTCCCAGTCCATCCAGGCGATCTCGGTGTCCTGGCAGTAGGCGTTGTTGTTGCCACCCTGGGTGCGCCACATCTCGTCGCCGTACAGGACCATCGGCACACCCTGGCTGACCAGCAGCGTCGCCATGAGGTTCTTGGCTCGGCGCAGGCGCAGCTCCCGCACGCTCTGGTCGTCGGTCTCGCCCTCAGCGCCGGAGTTCCAGGAGCGGTTGTGGCTCTCGCCGTCGGCGCCGCCCTCCTGGTTGGCCTCGTTGTGGCGCTCGTTGTAGGAGACGAGGTCACGCAGAGTGAAGCCGTCGTGGGCGGTGACGAAATTGATCGACGCGATGGGAGTGCGACCGGTGTGCTCGTACAGGTCGGAGCTGCCCGCCAGACGGGAGGAGAAGTCCCCCAGCATCCCCGGCTCGGAGCGGTGGAAGTCGCGCACCGTGTCGCGGTAGCGGCCGTTCCACTCCGACCACAGGGGCGGGAAGCCGCCGACCTGGTAGCCGCCCTCGCCGAGGTCCCACGGCTCAGCGATCAGCTTCACCTGGGAGATGATCGGGTCCTGCTGGATGATGTCGAAGAACGCCGAGAGACGGTCCACCTCGTGCAGCTCACGGGCCAGGGTGGAGGCCAGGTCGAAGCGGAATCCGTCGACATGCATCTCGGTGACCCAGTAGCGCAGCGAGTCCATGATCAGCTGCAGCACGTGCGGGGTGCGCATGAGCAGCGAGTTCCCGGTGCCGGTGGTGTCGTAGTAGTGGGACTTGTCGTCCTCCACCAGGCGGTAGTACGCGGCGTTGTCGATGCCGCGGAAGCACAGGGTGGGGCCCATGTGGTTGCCCTCGGCGGTGTGGTTGTACACCACGTCGAGGATCACCTCGATGTCCGCATCGTGCAGGTTCTTCACCATCTGCTTGAACTCCTGAACCTGCTGGCCCAGCTGCCCGGCGTGCGCGTACTCGTTGTGGGGGGCGAAGAAGCCGATGGTGTTGTAGCCCCAGTAGTTGCGCAGGCCCTTGTCCTGCAGGTGCCCGTCCTGGACGAACTGGTGCACTGGCATGAACTCCACGGCCGTGACACCCAGGGACTTCAGGTGGTCGATGATCACCGGGGAGCCCATCGCCACGTAGGTGCCGCGGATCTCCTCGTCGATGCCCGGGTGGGTCATCGTCAGGCCCTTCACGTGGGCCTCGTAGATCACGGTGTCGTGGTAGTCGTGGGCCGGCGGATGGTCGTTGCCCCAGTCGAAATAGGGGGAGACCACCACCGAATGCATGGTGTGCGCTGCGGAGTCCTCCTCATTGCGCTGGGAGGTGTCCGCGAAGTCGTAGGAGTACAGGGACGGGTGGTTGGTGGCCATCCCCTCGATCGCCTTCGCGTACGGGTCCAACAGCAGCTTGCTGGGATCGCAGCGGTGGCCGGATGCCGGGTCGTAGGGGCCGTGGACACGGAAGCCGTACCGCTGCCCGGGCTGCACCGACGGCAGGTACACGTGCCAGACGTAGGCGTCGACCTCCGTCATTTCGATGCGCCGCTCGGTCAGGTCGTCGTCGAGCAGGCACAGCTCGACCCGTTCGGCGACCTCGGAGAAGAGGGCGAAGTTCGTCCCGGAGCCGTCGAAGGTGGCGCCGAGGGGATAGGGGTGGCCAGGCCAGATCTGCATGTCGTCAGGGTAACGGCGCGGACGCCCCCGTCTCGGCCAGGGCCGGAGGGGGAAACATCACGGAGCGGGGGCGGCCGAGTGGTCGGATGTGCAGGAGCCCCGGTCCGTCGGACCGGGGCTCCGTGATTCCCGTGCGCGATACTGGGATCGAACCAGTGACCTCTTCCGTGTCAGGGAAGCGCGCTACCGCTGCGCCAATCGCGCCCGCTGGTGACGTCCGGGGACGCTCACTCGTGCAAGACCTCGAGAGGTCTGCGAGCGGACGACGGGACTCGAACCCGCGACCCTCACCTTGGCAAGGTGATGCTCTACCAACTGAGCCACGTCCGCGTATCGGCGGTGCCGACAGCGGACCACTGTACGACCCTCGGCCTCTGCGGGGCAAAACCGTGGCGGGTGGGCGTGGCTGAGGTCACCGTTCCCGAGAGCGGGGGCAGGGCCGTGGCTCATGCCACAGCCGTCGAGGTGCGAACCGGGCCGAGGGTGGGGTAAGGTTCTGCGAGTCGCCTGGCGGCGGCGCGATCCGATGGATCATCGGGCGATTGGCGTAGTGGTAGCGCGCTTCCTTCACACGGAAGAGGTCACTGGTTCGATCCCAGTATCGCCCACGGAACCCCCACGGGTTCCCACGCGGACGTGGCTCAGTTGGTAGAGCATCACCTTGCCAAGGTGAGGGTCGCGGGTTCGAGTCCCGTCGTCCGCTCCAGGAGGCGGCGCCCCCGCCGGAGCATGGCTTCGGTGGGAGCGCCTTTCCGTTGGAGGAGGGTCACCCCCGGGGTGGTCGTCCCCCTGGTGGGTTGGCCGAGAGGCGAGGCAGCGGCCTGCAAAGCCGTATACACGGGTTCGAATCCCGTACCCACCTCGTCGTCCGGCGACGCCGGACAGGGCGCGATTGGCGCAGCGGTAGCGCGCTTCCCTGACACGGAAGAGGTCACTGGTTCGATCCCAGTATCGCGCACCCCCAGCGGCCCCGACCCCAGTCGGGGCCGTTTTTCGTGCCCGGGGCGCTCCCCGGTGACGTCTGCCAGGAGCGCATTAGCGCCGCGACGAGTCACGCATTGCCGACCATGGAGCAAGGGCGTCCCGCCCCGGGTGAGGCGCGGTCAACGCTCGCGTGGGGTGAGGTGGTTCCCCGCGATCATGCAGCGCACTGAGCCTCCGGCCGTCTCGATCGTCGGCACGTCCACTGCGACCAACCGGGCGTGCTCGCTCAGCCGGGCCCGCTGGCTGTCGGTGAGCGACGCGAGGGCCGTCGTCGACATTATCAGCAGGGGACCCTCGCGCCCCGCCACCTCGATGCAGTTCCCGGCGAAGGACCGCACCTGCTCCTCGGAGACCTCCACCACGTGGCGTCCGCTCTCGCACAGCGACTGCAGCACCTCGTCACGCTGCCGCTCGTCGCGGATCATCTCCGCCCCGATCACGGCGACCGTTCCCCCCACGCTCATGAGCACGTTGGTGTGGTAGACGGGGACACCATCGGCATCGGTGGCGTCGAAGACCATCGGGCGGTACCCCCGATCCCGGCAGAACTCCGCCAACAGGTCCTCATCCATCCGGCGAGAGCGGCAGGCGTAGGCCACGCGGTGCACGTGATCCAGCACCATCGCGCCCGTCCCCTCCAGGAACGCGCCGTCGTCCTCCCGTGGTGAGTAGTCCACGACCCGTCGGACGTGGAAACCCTCCCGCAGGCGACGCACGACATCCGCGCGGCGCTCGCTGCGACGGTTCGGGGCGTGGAGCGGGAACAGGCATACCGTGCCGTCGGCGTGGGTGGTGAGCCAGTTGTTCGGGA encodes:
- the glgX gene encoding glycogen debranching protein GlgX; translation: MQIWPGHPYPLGATFDGSGTNFALFSEVAERVELCLLDDDLTERRIEMTEVDAYVWHVYLPSVQPGQRYGFRVHGPYDPASGHRCDPSKLLLDPYAKAIEGMATNHPSLYSYDFADTSQRNEEDSAAHTMHSVVVSPYFDWGNDHPPAHDYHDTVIYEAHVKGLTMTHPGIDEEIRGTYVAMGSPVIIDHLKSLGVTAVEFMPVHQFVQDGHLQDKGLRNYWGYNTIGFFAPHNEYAHAGQLGQQVQEFKQMVKNLHDADIEVILDVVYNHTAEGNHMGPTLCFRGIDNAAYYRLVEDDKSHYYDTTGTGNSLLMRTPHVLQLIMDSLRYWVTEMHVDGFRFDLASTLARELHEVDRLSAFFDIIQQDPIISQVKLIAEPWDLGEGGYQVGGFPPLWSEWNGRYRDTVRDFHRSEPGMLGDFSSRLAGSSDLYEHTGRTPIASINFVTAHDGFTLRDLVSYNERHNEANQEGGADGESHNRSWNSGAEGETDDQSVRELRLRRAKNLMATLLVSQGVPMVLYGDEMWRTQGGNNNAYCQDTEIAWMDWEMGEEQQEMLDFTRRMIRLRRKHPILRRRRFLQGAPREDSPSTLPDVAWLGTDGEPMENGDWSDPNNKCLMLFLNGDAIPEPDTRGQRIVDGSGLVLFNASGNGVDFTLPPAEYGETWTVLEGTGSSLEIDDQVAAGTTLTREPHSLLILGRPPLTDEATTEEFGTHTQRTLA
- the ctlX gene encoding citrulline utilization hydrolase CtlX, which gives rise to MSATATARRIAMPPAPVASLGPNTAPGAAAPHTAQSPAAVFLVRPRHFTPNPQTLADNAFQSPALGTAAEIAAQARREVTTLAATLRRHGVRVTVVDDCSTSRPDSVFPNNWLTTHADGTVCLFPLHAPNRRSERRADVVRRLREGFHVRRVVDYSPREDDGAFLEGTGAMVLDHVHRVAYACRSRRMDEDLLAEFCRDRGYRPMVFDATDADGVPVYHTNVLMSVGGTVAVIGAEMIRDERQRDEVLQSLCESGRHVVEVSEEQVRSFAGNCIEVAGREGPLLIMSTTALASLTDSQRARLSEHARLVAVDVPTIETAGGSVRCMIAGNHLTPRER